The genomic segment AACTCATCATGTATAACGAGCAACTAAAAAACATATGAATAATGGTACaataattttcgcaatattaacCGATTCGCGGATTAGAAGCTAACGTTGCTCTCGCGGATGGTTAAAAAATTGGGATGAAAGGTGCGACTTTCATCTTGCTAGTTGGCTTGCTTTCACCAGCTAGCAGTCGGCGCTGATTTTATCTGACAAGGGGCAGAAGCGTCCCTCTACGATTCTAATGAgtttcaaatatattacagTCCAACAATAAGTTAAACTTTTGTTACGTGCCATGATTTGACTTATGTGTGACACCGTCTGAATAACTTTCCATAAGAAACGTTATGTAAATCATCCACAATACAATGAGACGCGAGGAAACCTAAAGAAATCTGTACAATCGCGTATTTGCATCCACATACCGAATAATGCAAAGCACTAACACCGCAAAGCACCGGTCTGCGATACAAAGCAGAGAACATCCAGATTGCAGGATGACGAGCTTCAGGGAAGGCGCGCAAACGATCTACGGGTTGCTGCTGTTCGTCGGCATGGCGATCGTTTATTTCACCGAAACGGTGCTGCTGACTTTAACGCCTCGTCGATACCGAGCCAAATCGATCAAGGGTGAGATCGCCCTCGTCACCGGTGGGGCAAGCGGGATCGGCAGGCTGATTGCGATCAAACTCGCCAAACTCGGTGCGCACGTGATTATCTGGGACATCAACAAAAGTGGTGAGCGATGAGACTTTTTAACTTCATTAGCGAATAAATGCAGAGTACAAAACTTACGCGTGCACACAAGTTGCCTTGGATGTTGGAGgatcaaagagaaagaggaaggttGTCAATACTTTCCACATGCGGAACGTATAACAGCTCGCGTCAAACGAAACTTCGCATGTTCGTGCATAAACACATGTGTTCATTTTTCCTTACAATTGCATGATTCTCCTGACGTGGTTTCTCCCAATCGTACGTGTGAGTCTAACAACTTTCCCGCGGGTGTTGCACAAACGTGCGCGAGCGTGCGGGTAATATATGCGCGTACCTACGTGCCCGATAATCGCGTTTGATTTAACTCTGTCGTAAATCTGAAGACGCGAATCGAATGCGTGACTATCCTGATGTCGAGTAATGGCACACGCAGGTCTCGCCGAGATCGCGGAGGAAATCAAGAGAGCCGGTGGCAAGTGCTGCTCGTATTACTGCGATATCACTAACAAGGAGGAAGTTTATCGCACCGCGAAAGCGGTGCAGATCGAGGTCGGAAACGTAAGTGAAAAGTTATCTCGCGTAACTTTTCGTGTCAACTAAAAGTGTTCCGATGATTTTAAGAAAACAAATGAGCAAGTCTTTTTGCGAAAAAGCATTTAATGGATCAATAATTGTCTCGCAGGTCAGCCTACTCGTGAATAACGCTGGATATGTGTACGGAAAGACTTTCATGGAGCTGCCCGATCACGAGATCGAACGGACGTTTAAAGTGAACGTTTTGTCGCACTACTGGGTGAgtgttaaatattacaaatcgctaaaaaaatattcagaaaAGATGTTTCATCTAAAAAAACTATCAaactcaattttttaattaaaatgagcTTTTTGTTACACGTTTTGTGTACTGTTGCCTATCACAGATTACGAAATCATTCTTGAAAGACATGATGAAGAACAATAACGGCCACATCGTCACGATAGCGAGCGTCGCCGGGCTCATGGGGATTTACAATTGCACCGATTATTCCGCAACAAAGTCCGCCGCTATCGGATGCCATGAAAGCCTCTTCACCGAGCTTAAGGTAtgtaaaatatcgataaaatgataaatagtCGTTAAAGTTTCAGTCTTggttttcttcatttattattaattgcatcaaATATGTAATGTGTTTTTTAAGATACATGGGTACGATGGAATTCATATGACTCTGGTTTGCCCATATCTTATAAACACTGGAATGTTCCATGGAGTGAAACCCAGGTTCGTGGCTAAATGCAGGCTTACACTAtacgattttaataattcattatcatacaaattataatttatcataatttcaaGTAAATCAGACCGCAAATAATTCAATACAGATTTATGCCGATGCTTGAACCAGAATATGTCGCCGAGGAAGTGGTCGCTGGTTTATTAACGAACGAAATGTTGATAATATTACCTAAAATCCTAAGATTCTTGCTGCCGTTCAAATGGTAAGTTTGGTAATCAACAAATGTGCTGTAAAATGTGTACTTTAATATTCTGGTACGTCGATACACATAAATTTCTCATGTATCAGTTTACTACCAGCAAAAATGTGCTGGGCGTTGATGTATCACATCCTAAAAGGACCGCAGACCATGATGACGCTCAAATGTCGCAACTCGATGGAAACTACGAACGATATAAGTGAAACTAACGAAGCGATAGATGCGTTGAAACTCCACTAGACCGAGACTAGAAAATTGCGTGAAAATCGTGTGATATATTTCTTAAGATAAGCCTACGAGCATAGGTACAATGTACAACAATAGACTTAAAAAATGTTGGAACATATATTTCGCTGCTCTTTTATGtacacgctctctctct from the Ooceraea biroi isolate clonal line C1 chromosome 13, Obir_v5.4, whole genome shotgun sequence genome contains:
- the LOC105286228 gene encoding short-chain dehydrogenase/reductase family 16C member 6 isoform X1, coding for MQSTNTAKHRSAIQSREHPDCRMTSFREGAQTIYGLLLFVGMAIVYFTETVLLTLTPRRYRAKSIKGEIALVTGGASGIGRLIAIKLAKLGAHVIIWDINKSGLAEIAEEIKRAGGKCCSYYCDITNKEEVYRTAKAVQIEVGNVSLLVNNAGYVYGKTFMELPDHEIERTFKVNVLSHYWITKSFLKDMMKNNNGHIVTIASVAGLMGIYNCTDYSATKSAAIGCHESLFTELKIHGYDGIHMTLVCPYLINTGMFHGVKPRFMPMLEPEYVAEEVVAGLLTNEMLIILPKILRFLLPFKCLLPAKMCWALMYHILKGPQTMMTLKCRNSMETTNDISETNEAIDALKLH
- the LOC105286228 gene encoding short-chain dehydrogenase/reductase family 16C member 6 isoform X2, whose protein sequence is MNIYLTTDCRMTSFREGAQTIYGLLLFVGMAIVYFTETVLLTLTPRRYRAKSIKGEIALVTGGASGIGRLIAIKLAKLGAHVIIWDINKSGLAEIAEEIKRAGGKCCSYYCDITNKEEVYRTAKAVQIEVGNVSLLVNNAGYVYGKTFMELPDHEIERTFKVNVLSHYWITKSFLKDMMKNNNGHIVTIASVAGLMGIYNCTDYSATKSAAIGCHESLFTELKIHGYDGIHMTLVCPYLINTGMFHGVKPRFMPMLEPEYVAEEVVAGLLTNEMLIILPKILRFLLPFKCLLPAKMCWALMYHILKGPQTMMTLKCRNSMETTNDISETNEAIDALKLH